The genomic interval AAGGATAAAGTCTCCGACTTGCTCGCCGACCACGGCCTTTCCACCGCCATCTCCGCCTTCTCATTGTTTGGCAGCGTTGAGCCGGAGGTGGACAAGCTCCGCCACACCTACGATCGAATCCAAGCCCTCTTCAAGGACGCCGATGAGCGGCGCTACATCGAAGACGAAGCCGTCAAGCTCTGGCTCCGCCATCTCCGGGATATTCATTTCGAGGCCGATGACGTCCTTGATGAGTTCCGGACATTCCTCGGCGCCTCCGAGCTCAACTCCAAGAAGAGAAAGCGTCGATGGTATGAGTTTTTCATGTCTATGTTCCCTTCTTGTAGCCCAGGTCCGATGCTCAAGCGTCGGAGGATTAAGGGCACAATTGATGAAATCCGTGAGAAGTTCGACTCGGTTGCTGAAGATCGTGAGAAGCTTAGTTTGAGGCCTGGAGATGCTAAGAGGAAGTCTAACCAGTCAAGAGAGAGCCAGATTTGGCAATCCACAGGTTCGCTTGTCGATGAGTCACGGGTTCTTGGGAGGGAGGATGATCTCAGTGACATTGTTGCCAGGTTAACTGAGAACAGTGGGGATGATATCCAAGTGATTTCGATATGCGGGATGGGTGGGCTGGGGAAGACTACACTTGCACAACAGGCTTTTGGGAATTTAAGAATCAAAGCAACCTTCAGTTCCAGGATGAGGATTTGGGTTTCAGTACGGAAGGATTTTGATGTTGAGAGAACTACAAGGGAGATTATCGAGGCGATAACCAAGACTAACTGCAATGCTTTGAACTTTGATGTGCTGCAAAATATGCTTCTTGATCTGTTGGAAGAGAGATTTCTGCTGGTTTTGGATAATGTATGGTGGGAAGATCCGATGTTTTGGGAGGCATTGAAGGTGCCTCTTGTTCTTGCAAAGTCAAAAGGGAAGCAAGGTTTTGGTGACAACTAGAAGCAGAATTGTGTGCAACATTATGAGTAGAGAGCCTCCGATTCTTTTGAAGGGACTCAATTTTGAATCTTGCTGGTCCCTTTTCAGAGAGCGAGCATTTGCACTAAGGCAGACTGAAGATCAAAACTTGGTTGCAATTGGGAGGCAAATTGTTGAAAAGTGTCAAGGATTGCCTATGGTAGTGAAATTGTTTGGTTGCCTCTTGCAGTCAGTGACTGATGAGGATGAATGGAGGAGTGTGTTAAAAGAGATTTGGGAAGTGGAAAAGGGAGAAGACAGTATTTTGCAGACTCTGAAGGTGAGTTACGACCAATTGCCATTGCATTTGAAGCAGTGTTTGGCATACTGCTCTGTATTTCCTGTTGG from Dioscorea cayenensis subsp. rotundata cultivar TDr96_F1 chromosome 7, TDr96_F1_v2_PseudoChromosome.rev07_lg8_w22 25.fasta, whole genome shotgun sequence carries:
- the LOC120265405 gene encoding disease resistance protein RGA2-like, which produces MALQLLVQAALALFGDKIKDKVSDLLADHGLSTAISAFSLFGSVEPEVDKLRHTYDRIQALFKDADERRYIEDEAVKLWLRHLRDIHFEADDVLDEFRTFLGASELNSKKRKRRWYEFFMSMFPSCSPGPMLKRRRIKGTIDEIREKFDSVAEDREKLSLRPGDAKRKSNQSRESQIWQSTGSLVDESRVLGREDDLSDIVARLTENSGDDIQVISICGMGGLGKTTLAQQAFGNLRIKATFSSRMRIWVSVRKDFDVERTTREIIEAITKTNCNALNFDVLQNMLLDLLEERFLLVLDNVWWEDPMFWEALKVPLVLAKSKGKQGFGDN